One Alligator mississippiensis isolate rAllMis1 chromosome 1, rAllMis1, whole genome shotgun sequence genomic window carries:
- the LOC132248313 gene encoding basic proline-rich protein-like produces the protein MPCTTNVQRWGLGSPPQEELGCTRGSARPHPEPGPSPHPPPPALRGRAFAAGRAGPGRAGPGTAGGGGRSPAWPGPARPVRSPRGAGLPPLCCPPAAGLGAGQRRGRGRGRGRAGGGRSRGGARPQPPRRPRPCAARDLPGSSRHPGGSGPPPAALPRLPRGVAGAARAGQGPRPACVRVCACIFPHAGTRVCVSPFCMCMSVYMCLCVHACACVCVHVRACLCICACVLMCVRVHACAFVCACLCAFIHACACVHVHVCMCLPACACMLCVHACMSMHTCMCVCMRSSACACACLHVCLCSWQKSIFVSVSMCRE, from the coding sequence ATGCCCTGCACTACTAATGTGCAGCGTTGGGGGCTGGGATCCCCACCCCAAGAAGAGTTGGGGTGCACACGGGGCAGCGCGCGCCCACACCCGGAGCCCGGCCCGAgcccgcaccccccacccccggcactgCGGGGAAGGGCGTTTGcagccggccgggccgggccgggccgggccgggccgggcactgCGGGAGGCGGCGGTCGCAGCCCCgcttggcccggcccggcccggcccgtgcgctccccccgcggggccgggctccctcccctctgctgcccgccGGCTGCGGGGCTCGGAGCGGggcagcgccggggccggggccggggccggggccgggcaggagGCGGCCGGAGCAGAGGGGGAGCCCGGCCGCAGCCGccccgccgcccccggccctgcgcCGCCCGCGAcctgccgggctcttcccggcaccCCGGGGGCTCCGGGCCTCCGCCGGCCgcgctgcccaggctgccccggggggtggcgggggccGCCCGCGCCGGACAAGGACCCCGGCctgcgtgtgtgcgcgtgtgtgcatgcatattccCGCACGCGGGCACGAGGGTGTGCGTCTCTCCATTCTGTATGTGCATGTCAGTgtacatgtgtctgtgcgtgcatgcatgtgcgtgtgtctgcgtgcatgtgcgtgcatgtctgtgcatatgtgcatgtgtgttgatgtgtgtgcgtgtgcatgcatgtgcatttgtgtgtgcatgtctgtgtgcattcatacatgcatgtgcctgtgtgcatgtgcatgtctgcatgtgcctgcctgcatgtgcatgtatgctgtgtgtgcatgcgtgcatgtccatgcatacatgcatgtgtgtgtgcatgcgctccTCTGCATGTGCGTGTGCCTGTCTGCacgtgtgtctgtgttcatggcagaagagtatatttgtgtctgtgtccatgtgcagagagtga